The DNA sequence CCGTAATAGCGGATGTCAGATAATTTCAGGGATGTCGGCAACCCCTGCATTTCAGAGACAATGATCGAAATTGGCTTTACTTTATCGTCAGCAGGAAGTTTCTCTTCCAGCCCAAGAAGAGAAGCAGCCACAAATGCCACGGTTCCTTTGGTCAGAGGCTCACTGAATCGCCAGCCATCCAACGGTTCTAATGGCGTAAAATCAGGGGCTTTAAAAACAATGTAGTCAAGCCCACCTTCCGGTGGTAATGTTACTTCAAGTTCCAACTCCCCTGGTTGAAGCGTAATAGAGGCTATTTTTGTCAGGGTAAGCGCGCCACTGGAGTCGGCCTTATACTCCTTATCCCCGATTTTCCAGAGCTGTCCGTCACCTTTGGCCATCGCGCTGACCAGATAATCGCCTGCGAGTGGAATAAACACCTTAAGATTGACTTTAGCCGGGGTGGTCGTTCCTCCCAACCACGCCTCGCCGCTGTAAGCACCGAAAAGTTCATTTTTCCGAACAACTACTTTGTCAGTTTTCGAGTTGTAGCTTTTCTCAGCCTCAAACTTGAAGGTCCTGCGGCCATCAAGCACCTGCAGATAATCCCTGTCCTTCGGCTCCTTTGCGAGCCCGCCACCCCAACCAAAAAACTGTACCAACTCACGTGCAAAATCACCCTGTTTCATAACTTCATTAGGTGATGGCTTGGGGACCGGCACAGCAACTTTATCAGCCTGCTCCTTGGTTGCTTCATTCTTGTCTGCAGCCACGGCCAATGATGATAAAAAGACCACCAGAACAATAATTACGAAACTAAATCGCATATAGAACTCTCCTTATCCCGAAAAAACATGCTGAGCGTTTATATCATACCGTGATGATTGTAGCAATTTGAAGTCAAAAAAAACAGCGACCGCATTGTAGCCGCTGTTAAAAGATCAATTGAAATGATTCAAAAGGATTGGTGCGTTATGAGTCCGGGCTGCCGATTTTATACCGGTCAATCCTGTCTCGCAGAGTGTTACGGCTTATTCCCAGCAGCTTGGCGGCAACGACCTGGTTGTTACTGGTCTTCTGCATCGCCATATGAATAAGTGCTTTTTCAAGCCCCATATTTATATTTTCATAAATTGCGCCTTTGTTCTTGGCACAAAGCCCTTCAAAGACAGGTTCAAGCATGCTCCAGAAAACAGCATAATAGTCTTCACCGACCATATCCAGATCTATTTCCTTCATGCCTGATCGGGCTTCGAGCAAGGCGTCGAAGTCTGTAGGAAGCAGCACATCACCCTTACAGAGCACTGTCGCAGAGTTAATCACATTCTTTAGTTCGCGGATATTGCCTTCCCATGGGTGGCTGAGCAGCATTTCCTGCGCTTCAGGCGCTATTCCCTTAATTTTTTTACCGTATTTATGGGAAAACCTTCGAATAAAAAGATCGATCAAAAGAGGGATATCTTCCATTCTGTCCCGAAGCGCCGGCAGATAAAAGGACACAACCCGCAGTCGATAGAAAAGGTCGAGTCGAAAAGTCTTCTCTTTCACCAGTTGCAACAGTGATTTGTTGGTGGCGGCAATCACCCTCACGTCAACCTTTATCGTCTCATTGCCTCCAACCCGCTCAAATTCCTGGTTTTCAAGCACCCTGAGCAGCTTGCCCTGATTCGCCATACTCATTTCGCCGATTTCGTCGAGGAAAATTGTGCCGCCGTTGCATTGCTCGAATTTCCCGATCCGGCGGGTGTGCGCGTCGGTAAAGGCACCTTTTTCATGACCAAAAAGTTCACTCTCCAGAAGTGTTTCAGGCAAGGCAGCACAGTTTACAGCAAGAAACGGCCGATTTTTCCGTTTGGAGTAATTATAGACAGCGCGGGCCAGCAGTTCCTTACCAGTGCCGCTTTCTCCCTGGATCAGAGCGGTAGCATCGGAATCTGCCACCTTGCCGACCATCTTCCAAATCTCTATCATTTCCGGCGCTGATCCAATCATGATATCTTCGTCCAGCGCCTCTTTGTTGACCGGCTCTCTTTCCTTGGTAAAACGGACTTTTCTGTTTAGCAGATTGCACTCCAGTGCTTTCTGCACTGTGGTTTTCATCTTTCTGAAATCAAATGGCTTTGTTACATAATCGTAGGCGCCGTACTTCATCGCCTCAATGGCATTTTGGGTTGTATTATGAGCAGTTGCCATTATTACAGACAACCCCGGATCAATTTTCTTTATCTGCTGCAGCACTTCAAATCCGGATTTATTGGGTAGATTAATATCTATGATGGCAACGCTGGGATGTTCGGTCAGGATACATTTGATTGCCGACTCACTGTCTGTTTCGAGATATATATGAAGATCATCGCTCGCAAGATTGGTTTTAAGCATCTGTAAAATAGCTACATCGTCATCAAGAATAATTACGCCGTGCTTCATTTGTCCCCTCCAATATCATAAATAAATAGTTGTTGCGTATATCGGCTTTGCACTGTTCAACTTTAGGACAAAAAAAAGCTGCCTGAAATATCAGGCAGCCGGGTTAGTCACTGAGCATGAAACGTACTAGAGGTCATCATCTTCCTCACCATATTCATCAACACCATAGGATTCATCATAACCAAGGTCTCCGGCACCTTCAACATCATCGAGTTCCTCGGCAAAGAACTGTTCCGGTGTCCGATCATCACCTTCATGAATAGCCTCAAACTTAGCAAGAATATCCCCTTTGGTGCAATAACGACCGGTCCTGTGGCTGCATACGTCAAGATCACAAATATCGAATAGCTGAATTTCACTGCAAAGTCTCTGCGGTTTTTCCTGCTGATCCATGAACATCTCCATTTAAAATAGAACTATTTGACCTTATTATTCAGAAAATCCTTGGCTTTTTCAACGTCATCACGGCAACCGATATATACTGGAGCCCGGTGATCAAGGCTTTCAGGTTGAATGTCGAGGATATCTATTACCCCATTGCTGGCGGCACCACCAGCCTGCTCAATAAGATACGCCATGGGATTAAGCTCAAAAAGCAGGCGAAGTTTGCCTTTAGGAGATCCTTGAAGAGCTGGGTACATGAATATCCCTTTACCCTTCATTAACACCTGGTTTATATCCGGAACAAACCCACCGGAATACCTGAGTTTGCACCCTTTATCCTCAAGAAACCTGATGAACTTCTCGTTCTCGGGGGTATATTTATTGCGCAATCCACCAGGCGAGTAGATATCACCCGCAGGTTTCATGGTCACATTCTCACGAGTCAGCGTAAACTCCATCAACTGGTTCAGAGTAAACTCGTAAACCCCTTTGCCGACCGAATAAACCAGAGAAACTCTCGGCCCGTAAAGAACATACATTGCAGCAACCTGGTTTCTTCCGGGCTGCAGGAGGTCACTTCCTTTGTAAATTGATACGATGGTCCCGACCGCCAGATTCACGTCTACAAGAGATGAACCATCCAAGGGATCATAAGCCACTGAGTAAAGGCCATCTGCTGCTGCTTGCGCCTGATAGATCTCATCCATCTCCTCAGATGCGATATTGCAGACAACGCCGGTATGGATAAGTCGTTTTTTCAATATCCGGTCAGAAAGAACATCAAGGGCAAGCTGTTCTTCACCATAGAGGTTTGAGGTTCCTGCCACACCAAGGTCACCGGTGCGCACTGCATTAATCACATATTTACAGGCTTCGGCTATCTCGCAAATTACGTGTATAAGATTTTCACAAATATCCTGTTCGCGGAGATGCCTGCGGAGGTCGATCTGAAACTTGGTTTTTCCTGGTTCACTGTACATTTTAAACATCCCTCCAGAAAAGATTGATTCAAAAGAATTGGCAAAGATTAAAACATATCAAGTTGCATGGCAAGTGAAAAGTACCGCCCAAATGCGCCAATATCCGGCACTTCGACCCATTTGCAGAGATAGGACCAGAATCGAATGCTTGACAAAAAATCCTTTTCGGCTTGAAATGGTAAAATTATTTTTGGAGGGTCTCCTTTTTCATGAAAAAAAAGCTGTTAATCATCTTGTCTGCCATAGTAGTGATGGTGGTTATTTGTGTCGTGTTCCTCGGTTTTTATCTTGCTAAAAGTTCAGGTCATGCCACTGAGCAGGAAAACATCAGACTGATCAAAGAAGTCATATCGATTGTAAAGAAAGAGTATGTTGAGGAAGTTGAGACCAAGAAGCTTCTGCAGAGCGCAATTACCGGCATGCTCTCCTCTCTTGACCCTCATAGTGCCTACATGCCCTCCGACTCTTTTAAAGAGATGAAAGTCCAGATGTCGGGATCTTTTGGCGGTATCGGCATAGAAATATCTATTAAAGACAATAAACTAACCATTATAGCCCCAATAGAAGACACCCCGGGCTACAAAGCCGGTCTCAAGGCTAACGATCATATCTGGAAAATTAATGACAAATATACTAAAGGCATGTCAATCAATGACGCCGTAAGCATGATGCGTGGAGAAAAAGGAACAAAAGTTACCCTTACCATACTGAGAGATGGCAATGGCACTCCAGTCACCTACCCTATCATTAGAGATATCATTCAGACAAAAAGCCTTAAATCTCGTTCTATTGATACCGGCATAGGATATATCAGAATTGGCCATTTCCAGGAAACTACCGGGGCTGAGTTTGCAAAATCGCTTAAGACGTTGAAGGAACAGAATGGCGGTGCAATAAAGAGCCTTATCATTGATCTGCGTAATAACCCCGGCGGTCTCCTCAATCAGGCAGTTGAGGTGGCAAACTGCTTTATCGGTGAAGGATTCAGCAACGGTTTGGTCGTTTATACCGAGGGGAGAGAACCGTCCGCAAAGATGAAACTCTCCACTAAGATCGGCGATAAGGAACCGCACTATCCGATCGTGGTTTTGGTGAACGGAGGCAGCGCCAGCGCTTCGGAAATCCTGGCAGGGGCTCTGCAGGATCATAAACGAGCCATTATTCTGGGCACCCAAACATTCGGCAAAGGATCGGTGCAGTCTGTTATGCCACTGCGCGACAATGCCGGACTTAAACTTACCACAGCCAGGTATTTCACCCCGAGTGGGCGATCAATCCAGGCAAAAGGAATAACCCCGGATATCATTGTCAATCGCTTGGCTCCTCAGGGACAGAAACCTTCTCCGGAAAAAGACATAAAAGAGAACGACCTTAAAGGAAGACTCAATCCTTCTACCAATAAAAGTATTGAAGAGAAAAAGGCAGTTCCAGAAAAGCCCGCTGCCATTAAAACCGATGAAGAGCTTAAGAATGACCACCAGCTTGCAAGGGCCGTGGAACTGCTTAAAGGACTGGAAGTTATGAGTAGCAGGGTGACTCCTGCCAAGTAGTGTAGAGGTGGCAAGCAACTCGTCGATAACACGCAGTGAACAAGCCTGTTTAAATTTTGTACTGAATCAAACTGAGCTGACGTTCTCAACATTAGCTCAGTTGACCAATTAGTTCATATCATTCAACAACCTACCGTGACAGTCCCCCACCGACATATTTTGGCATTACTATTGAAAGTACATATATACAAAGAGCACGCTCTCAACAAACTCAATGATCAGCATGCGGCCAGCGGGCTCGCATGATTAATAGGGGAGAGTCCCCTCCTCTCTCCCCTATCTTTTTTGATATCATACGAAGAACCATCATATAATAGCAAAAGGCCGGCAGTGTAACTCCGGCCTTTTGCTATTCTTGCTCAACCCCATCATCTCACCACTTAAATTCAGATATTTCCACAGTTACTTGATAAATAAGAAGCATTGTGAAATAGTGTACTCTTATTAGACTTCAATAGCGGTGAGGGGATCAACTATCCCAATGTATTGCGACTTTTACGGGTTCAAGGAACAACCGTTTGCCATTACACCCAACCCTCGTTTCATCTTCCTGAGCAAGTACCACAGGGAAGCTTTTGCACATCTGCTCTACGGAATCGAAAGCCATGCCGGCTTTATCGAACTTACCGGAGAAGTAGGCTCCGGCAAGACAACGATTCTTCGCTCTCTACTCGGCCAGCTTGATGACTCAAAACACCGTACGGCACTAATTTTTAACCCAAAGCTCTCCGCCGATGAACTACTACGCACAATTAACCGTGAATTTGGCATTCTTGCGACCGGCACCATCGATGAACTGATGCATGCTCTCAACCAGTTCCTGCTCAATGAAAATGCCGCGGCGAGAACTGCTGTGCTCGTCATTGATGAAGCCCAAAATCTAGATCCTGCGGTTCTTGAGCAAATCAGGATGATCTCCAACCTGGAAACAGATACGGATAAACTCATCCAGATAGTACTTGCCGGGCAGCCGGAACTGGTTGACCTGCTGGAAAGCGATCATCTACGGCAACTCAACCAGCGCATCAAGGTCAGATTCCATCTCCCGCCGCTAGACCTCGAAGATATGGCATCATATATAGACCATCGCCTGGAAATTGCCGGGGGCTGGAAAGCCGCCACCTTTGCCCCCATGGCTTTAAAGAAAATTTTCAACTACTCCAACGGGCTGCCGCGTCTTGTTAATGTACTCTGTGACCGGGCTCTATTGATAGGTTTCACTGAAGAATCTCGCGAAATATCGCCCAAAATGATTGATCTTGCCATACGGGAGTTGCGCCGGGAAAACCTGCCTAAATCGTACGTACCTTTGCTCTGGCGTCTTGCTGCCGCAGCAGCCATTACCGTGGCGTTGGTATCAACTGGCTTTATCATCGGCCAATACATTGAATCCAGCAATTCGCAAAGCACTGCTGCCCAAGCCAGTCTATCCGCAGGCTCATCAGCAGCCGCGCCTCAGGTTACGGACGCAATAAAGTCAGACCTTGAGCAAATAAGCGAACTTGATTGTGCGACCCAAGGCTTCAATGAACTGGCAAGGCTTTGGAACATTAAGCCTGTCGTGGAGTACAATGGAAAAACCGTTCATCGCGGCCTGGAACTTGTTGCCGCCAGACGTGGGATGAGACTGCTAAACCTCAAGCAGATGCAAATCAGGGATATTGTCGCAACAAATGCACCTTGCCTGCTGGAACTCAGCATACCTGGCATAAAAGGGACTCGATATATTGCCCTCACACGAATAGGGTCAGGAGAATTTTTTCTACTATCACCCGTTTCAAAAATGACATGGGCGTTGCCTGAAAAAACTTTGGCAACCTACTGGACAGGCACCGCATATCTCCTCTGGCGCAACGTAAACAACCTCCCGGACTCAATCCAACCGGGAACAAGTTCAGTAGAGATTCGCAAACTCCAAACCATGCTTGCCAAGGCAGGCAGCTATTCAGGCAAGCAGAGCGGCACTTTTGACAATGCCACCCAAGAGGCTGTCAGGAAATTCCAGAAAGCCCATTTCATAACTCCGGACGGGGTGCCTGGTCCCAGAACCCTGTTAAACCTCTATCGAGCCTGCGGTGAAACCAAAGGACCAAATCTTAGCAATACTGGGAGAACTTAGGATATGAGCTCAATTCTCAAGGCTCTCCAAAAACTTGAACAGGATAAAGAAACCCGTAAGACTAAAGAACCGGACATCTCAACTGCGATCAAAATGTCCGGTCGGTCAAGAAAAGAGCATGCCAACAGGTGGCTCGTTCCAGCGCTTCTTGCAATGGTTGCAGCTATCTCAATCCTTGTTACCTACTCTGTCATGGGCGGGTTTTCCGCCACCAGACAGACAACCGGCCAACCAAGTCGGCTACAGGCAACTCAACAGGAAGCACAACCCGCTAAATCTCAAACTAGCCCACAAACGCCGGCGACTGAAGTAAGTCCCGCTGTATTGGCACCAAGAATTGGTGTCACAGAACCAACCGCAAAAGTCTTAGAAAACACCTCCAGACCGGCAAAGGCTCCGATATTGCCAGCTCCGTCAGTATCAACGTCGCAACCGGCAAAGCCTCAGGAATCAGTCACTTCTCAGCAACCAGCACCGGTTGCGCAAACAACGGAACCACCTGCAGATAAAGTTGCGCCAAAACCCAGATTGAGAGTCAGCGGCATAGCTTGGCAACAGGACAGCGCTTCCCGCATTGCGGTGATCAACGGCGCCGCAGTTTCAGAGGGAGGAAATGTGGACGGAGCAAAAGTGGAACAGATTTTCCCGGATAAAGTAAGGTTCTCGCAAGGAGGAAAATCCTTCGAAATCTCACTTGATCATGAAGGCCGGTAATATCAGCCGAGCAAAAATAGTTACCGCGCAAGAATGAGAACTAATGTACTGAAAATCGCCCAGCCAAGCACACCGACTGTCAGAACCACACAGGATAATGACAGAATGCGATGAAAAGCCGTTTCATTGCCATGGTCCTGATAACCGAGCATCATTCCGAGCAATATCCCACCTAACAGCCCTCCACCATGCCCCCAGTTGTTTATCCCTGGCATTATCAGACCAAACAGAATCAGGCCGATTACCCATCCGCTGACTTCACGATATACCATGGCGCCATAGGTTCCCCCCCGGCTCTTACCGAAATAAAGCAGAGACCCGATAAGACCGCAGACAGCAGCAGAAGCTCCGATGGTAAAGTGAACTCCAGCCAGCCAAGATACCCAGAAGCCTGCGACTCCTCCCAGGGTGTAGATGATAAACATCCTGTTTGGGCCATATTCCTGGCTGACCCATGGGGCGATTTGCCGCAAAGCCATAAGATTGAAGATCAGATGGAGAATCCCGCCATGAAGATAACTGGCAGAGATCAACGTCCAGTATCGGCCAAACTGGCCGATCGGCATAGTACCCGTCCCACCGAGTAAAAGGAGGCTTGTCTGGTCAGGAGCCATAAAACTTAAAGGATTCAGCCCGCCTCCACGATGAGAACTGACCATGAGGGACAAAATATAAAACCCTATGTTCAAAGTAATGATGGCCCTTATCAGCCAATCACCGTCAAGTGCTCCGCGAGTCCAGGCTGCTGAAGCCAGCAGGGACGAAGGGCGGGATGCGCCACACCAGGAACAGGTTACTTCGTTGCTGCCGATTATCTTCCGGCAGCGGGGACAGAGCATTGCTCTTTGAGTCATCATTAACCTCTTGGGATCATCTTAGTCGCAGATGATGAAAGTATGGCTTGATTTGATTGGTTCCTGCAGTTAGGTGATAGCATTAAGCTCCTATGGAATCAGTACACCAGAGGGATCAGCTTGCGAACACGCCTTTGGTAATTAGTGTATTCAGGGAACTTCTGCACCAGCCAGATCTCTTCCCGGCGCGATTTCAGATCAAAAAACCCAAACAAGAGCGCCGCATAAAACAGGGTAGGAATGCTGTGGATGGCGAAGGACCATCCAAAAGCCATCAATAGTATCCCGCTGTAGATAGGATGCCTCACCAAGCGATAGGCGCCAGACTGCACAAGAATGGCATCACGCTTCGGAGACGGCAAGGGGGTGAGATTGCGGCCTAGGTTGATGGTCCCGGCCAGTGCCAGAATGAACCCAGAAAGAAGCAAAGCAGCACCGGCGTAAGATGCCGACCGGCCGGGGGATGAAAACCAGCAAGGCATGCTATTAAATGACCGAGGTCCGAATATCACCAGAAGGATCAGGAAAAACTGGATGACTACATACCATTCTCCCCGTTCACCCCTCCACCAAACATCCCTTCCCTTTTTGACCTTGAACAGTGGTGTGCTCATTTCATACAAATCCCATCCTGCCCAAGTAGACAACCATTTGAAATCATGTAAATTTTACTTTGGCACACATATCGCAATAAACATAATCAAGGAAGAACAAACCCTTCCTTCCTTTCGCCTCGATGCTCCCCTCCTGCATCGAGGCTTTTTTTGTTCATCAAGCTCAGTTCAATCGACATACTCAGTATACTTTTTTGCGCTCCCCCGGACCTTTTCCGCCGGGTACTTCCGCTCATTGATCTCCAACTTGCGCTCAACCGCCTGGTAGAGATCCACATCAAGCTTGTCCGAAATCCGTACCAGATAAATCAGGATGTCGGCCAGTTCTTCTTCCACAGAGTGGCGCGTCTTTTCTTCAAGAAGGTGGCTTTGGCTCCCCTCAACCCACTGGAAATGCTCGACCAGTTCAGCCGCCTCACCAATAAGCGCCATGGAAAGATTCTTAGGAGTGTGGTACTGGTCCCAGTCACGCTCTTGAGAAAACTCCCGCAGTCGATCCCTGAGCGACGCCAGGGAGGTAATAGTGGCCTTGGTTTTCACGAGGCACCTTTCAGTTGCGCGCAACAACTTCCATTAATCTATTTAGTTGTATCCGGATTCCTAGCGTCGACAATGGTCAATCCGGTCTCTCTGGTCAATGTTTCCAGGAATTCCTGGGCCTTTTCCTGCTTGATCTGCTCTTTGATCTGGCCCTGCATATACTCTTTCGCTTCATCAAAAGTTGCTGTCCTCTGCTCCTTCCGTTCATCAATCTTGACGATATGATAACCAAAGGAGGTTTCTATCAACTGTGCCGGCTCACCAGCCTTCAGCGCAAAGATCGCTTTTTCAAACTCCGGGGAATTAGTCTTTCCGGCCGAGATATAACCGAGATCGCCACCCTTGGCCGCTGAATCGGCATCTTCAGACTGTTCTTTGGCGAGCTTGGCGAAATCATCGCCCTTGCTGATCTGCTGTAGAATCCCTTCTGCCTTGGCTTTGCCCTTTGCTTTCAAATCAGCGGCGGCATCTTTGGTTGAT is a window from the Geoanaerobacter pelophilus genome containing:
- a CDS encoding sigma-54-dependent transcriptional regulator, translating into MKHGVIILDDDVAILQMLKTNLASDDLHIYLETDSESAIKCILTEHPSVAIIDINLPNKSGFEVLQQIKKIDPGLSVIMATAHNTTQNAIEAMKYGAYDYVTKPFDFRKMKTTVQKALECNLLNRKVRFTKEREPVNKEALDEDIMIGSAPEMIEIWKMVGKVADSDATALIQGESGTGKELLARAVYNYSKRKNRPFLAVNCAALPETLLESELFGHEKGAFTDAHTRRIGKFEQCNGGTIFLDEIGEMSMANQGKLLRVLENQEFERVGGNETIKVDVRVIAATNKSLLQLVKEKTFRLDLFYRLRVVSFYLPALRDRMEDIPLLIDLFIRRFSHKYGKKIKGIAPEAQEMLLSHPWEGNIRELKNVINSATVLCKGDVLLPTDFDALLEARSGMKEIDLDMVGEDYYAVFWSMLEPVFEGLCAKNKGAIYENINMGLEKALIHMAMQKTSNNQVVAAKLLGISRNTLRDRIDRYKIGSPDS
- a CDS encoding class 1 fructose-bisphosphatase; the protein is MYSEPGKTKFQIDLRRHLREQDICENLIHVICEIAEACKYVINAVRTGDLGVAGTSNLYGEEQLALDVLSDRILKKRLIHTGVVCNIASEEMDEIYQAQAAADGLYSVAYDPLDGSSLVDVNLAVGTIVSIYKGSDLLQPGRNQVAAMYVLYGPRVSLVYSVGKGVYEFTLNQLMEFTLTRENVTMKPAGDIYSPGGLRNKYTPENEKFIRFLEDKGCKLRYSGGFVPDINQVLMKGKGIFMYPALQGSPKGKLRLLFELNPMAYLIEQAGGAASNGVIDILDIQPESLDHRAPVYIGCRDDVEKAKDFLNNKVK
- a CDS encoding S41 family peptidase; its protein translation is MKKKLLIILSAIVVMVVICVVFLGFYLAKSSGHATEQENIRLIKEVISIVKKEYVEEVETKKLLQSAITGMLSSLDPHSAYMPSDSFKEMKVQMSGSFGGIGIEISIKDNKLTIIAPIEDTPGYKAGLKANDHIWKINDKYTKGMSINDAVSMMRGEKGTKVTLTILRDGNGTPVTYPIIRDIIQTKSLKSRSIDTGIGYIRIGHFQETTGAEFAKSLKTLKEQNGGAIKSLIIDLRNNPGGLLNQAVEVANCFIGEGFSNGLVVYTEGREPSAKMKLSTKIGDKEPHYPIVVLVNGGSASASEILAGALQDHKRAIILGTQTFGKGSVQSVMPLRDNAGLKLTTARYFTPSGRSIQAKGITPDIIVNRLAPQGQKPSPEKDIKENDLKGRLNPSTNKSIEEKKAVPEKPAAIKTDEELKNDHQLARAVELLKGLEVMSSRVTPAK
- a CDS encoding ExeA family protein, which encodes MYCDFYGFKEQPFAITPNPRFIFLSKYHREAFAHLLYGIESHAGFIELTGEVGSGKTTILRSLLGQLDDSKHRTALIFNPKLSADELLRTINREFGILATGTIDELMHALNQFLLNENAAARTAVLVIDEAQNLDPAVLEQIRMISNLETDTDKLIQIVLAGQPELVDLLESDHLRQLNQRIKVRFHLPPLDLEDMASYIDHRLEIAGGWKAATFAPMALKKIFNYSNGLPRLVNVLCDRALLIGFTEESREISPKMIDLAIRELRRENLPKSYVPLLWRLAAAAAITVALVSTGFIIGQYIESSNSQSTAAQASLSAGSSAAAPQVTDAIKSDLEQISELDCATQGFNELARLWNIKPVVEYNGKTVHRGLELVAARRGMRLLNLKQMQIRDIVATNAPCLLELSIPGIKGTRYIALTRIGSGEFFLLSPVSKMTWALPEKTLATYWTGTAYLLWRNVNNLPDSIQPGTSSVEIRKLQTMLAKAGSYSGKQSGTFDNATQEAVRKFQKAHFITPDGVPGPRTLLNLYRACGETKGPNLSNTGRT
- a CDS encoding general secretion pathway protein GspB, with amino-acid sequence MSSILKALQKLEQDKETRKTKEPDISTAIKMSGRSRKEHANRWLVPALLAMVAAISILVTYSVMGGFSATRQTTGQPSRLQATQQEAQPAKSQTSPQTPATEVSPAVLAPRIGVTEPTAKVLENTSRPAKAPILPAPSVSTSQPAKPQESVTSQQPAPVAQTTEPPADKVAPKPRLRVSGIAWQQDSASRIAVINGAAVSEGGNVDGAKVEQIFPDKVRFSQGGKSFEISLDHEGR
- a CDS encoding rhomboid family intramembrane serine protease is translated as MTQRAMLCPRCRKIIGSNEVTCSWCGASRPSSLLASAAWTRGALDGDWLIRAIITLNIGFYILSLMVSSHRGGGLNPLSFMAPDQTSLLLLGGTGTMPIGQFGRYWTLISASYLHGGILHLIFNLMALRQIAPWVSQEYGPNRMFIIYTLGGVAGFWVSWLAGVHFTIGASAAVCGLIGSLLYFGKSRGGTYGAMVYREVSGWVIGLILFGLIMPGINNWGHGGGLLGGILLGMMLGYQDHGNETAFHRILSLSCVVLTVGVLGWAIFSTLVLILAR
- a CDS encoding methyltransferase family protein, which codes for MSTPLFKVKKGRDVWWRGERGEWYVVIQFFLILLVIFGPRSFNSMPCWFSSPGRSASYAGAALLLSGFILALAGTINLGRNLTPLPSPKRDAILVQSGAYRLVRHPIYSGILLMAFGWSFAIHSIPTLFYAALLFGFFDLKSRREEIWLVQKFPEYTNYQRRVRKLIPLVY
- a CDS encoding nucleotide pyrophosphohydrolase encodes the protein MKTKATITSLASLRDRLREFSQERDWDQYHTPKNLSMALIGEAAELVEHFQWVEGSQSHLLEEKTRHSVEEELADILIYLVRISDKLDVDLYQAVERKLEINERKYPAEKVRGSAKKYTEYVD